The Porites lutea chromosome 11, jaPorLute2.1, whole genome shotgun sequence genome includes a region encoding these proteins:
- the LOC140951894 gene encoding uncharacterized protein yields the protein MRLACFHCFHQSCISSHDCCPICLVPLKKKVEKLVNTFNTGLLTSNDTVAVESNEDIHEEEGISTPAAMSVTEAQSFYSSAEWATKVDSTVNSYAAIPLPSHPNHNHSSAQPTVHESNSNTPSHVLTPITIQPYHDGNVTYWSFPHIISQSTILGRTGSNACTFIALLFSKMFFSPNVNIPATGSPLSQTWVYQIVVQGILAGNSIYDSVTSIPRTFGVLEALQTSRVLNNIIGNTTVGPELPVSIVPETNPTASLPYYWRQALVKGRTTSVFILRSNTVVFIPTTQGIFLLDSHFHGNSGAQVAFTEWQHSFELLSWYKRINGFQYTLGTVTNVTLN from the coding sequence ATGAGATTGGCCTGCTTCCACTGTTTTCACCAATCTTGCATTTCATCGCATGATTGTTGCCCGATCTGTCTGGTTCCCCTGaagaaaaaggtggaaaaattagTGAACACATTCAACACTGGACTGCTAACTTCTAATGATACTGTTGCTGTTGAAAGTAACGAAGACATTCATGAAGAAGAAGGAATTAGTACACCAGCAGCCATGAGTGTGACAGAGGCTCAGTCATTTTATTCCTCAGCAGAATGGGCTACGAAGGTTGACAGCACAGTGAATAGTTATGCAGCAATCCCTCTTCCATCCCATCCAAACCACAATCACTCTTCAGCTCAACCAACAGTACATGAATCCAACTCTAATACCCCATCTCATGTTCTCACACCCATCACCATCCAACCCTATCACGATGGTAATGTCACCTACTGGTCTTTCCCACATATCATTTCTCAATCTACAATCCTTGGAAGAACAGGAAGTAATGCATGCACATTTATTGCCCTTTTATTtagcaaaatgtttttttcaccCAATGTCAACATTCCTGCAACTGGGAGTCCACTAAGCCAGACATGGGTCTATCAGATAGTTGTGCAAGGCATTTTGGCTGGGAACTCTATCTATGACTCAGTAACAAGTATACCTCGAACATTTGGTGTGTTGGAGGCACTTCAAACCTCTAGGGTTTTGAACAACATCATTGGGAATACTACCGTGGGCCCTGAACTGCCCGTTAGCATTGTCCCTGAGACGAATCCCACAGCTTCTTTGCCTTACTACTGGAGACAAGCTCTAGTCAAAGGGCGAACAACATCAGTATTTATTTTACGGTCCAACACAGTTGTCTTTATTCCAACAACACAgggaatttttcttttagacaGTCATTTTCATGGGAACAGTGGAGCCCAAGTTGCCTTTACAGAGTGGCAGCATTCATTTGAACTTCTCTCTTGGTATAAGAGAATTAATGGCTTCCAATACACACTTGGAACTGTCACCAACGTGACGTTGAACTAG
- the LOC140952414 gene encoding uncharacterized protein, translating into MKQFVNKNSPGLFQDLLTCVTGGKSLSENRRKLQEQRVVALLHILAYFRSQKTSALQKDSGLHASNCGMSLRGLSSGQVLGYSTTPRTIQQLKANLSVQHTSFICQQFHRVNELQCFIVLMLDDFHNIHSLHTPSQLVRTNVVHMASCLADVHPSVHAVPRPALPLHRQVTINVNGEQRTCAGGIDINDVLQTITNSLRNMNKQFWDQLPSYMQSLDPGRLQTALHELRVYSDPTTQDIETLETCMLVDEFQQDLKSMEHYKMALERVLNKCPQLNLYSKKFVVPLPADWPGWYYSKKLIASGWNPNISIIPEQGPFHVCLNAYEDILLNFKFFFDKLFSYVFGGTLASKPKPYQTSLCVTAALLGWQLIRQKLLEKFGKCKQHEFVTILHLLEHVLPLVFYQYNIFRSGDLKLYEKVMAQIAIIFICWKRRHYDKSTLSFLSDCAYQCKHLPEYWSKKASVLKLITEKKVEVWHSVLRRNTEKFDDAKSIEDTAKSIASSGFLNDFIQSFVPQYHRGHAEPNLWLIAGKTAEFLLELFRSVSRNCQKSHQVTLLGKKHITNNYL; encoded by the exons ATGAAACAGTTTGTGAATAAAAACAGCCCCGGACTCTTTCAAGATCTTCTTACCTGTGTTACAGGAGGTAAAAGCCTGTCTGAGAACAGAAGAAAGCTGCAAGAGCAGAGAGTAGTGGCTTTACTTCACATCCTGGCTTATTTTAG ATCACAAAAAACGTCTGCCCTACAGAAGGACAGTGGACTGCATGCATCCAATTGTGGCATGTCATTACGGGGACTATCTTCTGGCCAGGTGTTGGGATATAGCACAACCCCCAGGACAATACAGCAGTTAAAAGCTAATTTGAGTGTACAACACACAAGCTTCATTTGTCAACAATTTCACAGGGTAAATGAG CTGCAATGCTTTATAGTTTTAATGCTTGATGACTTCCACAACATCCATTCACTCCATACACCATCACAGTTGGTACGTACAAATGTCGTCCACATGGCATCCTGTTTGGCAGATGTTCATCCATCAGTTCATGCAGTCCCTCGGCCTGCATTGCCCTTACACAGACAAGTCACAATAAATGTAAATGGAGAGCAGAGGACCTGTGCTGGCGGAATTGACATTAACGACGTCCTGCAAACAATAACAAACTCATTAAGGAATATGAATAAACAGTTCTGGGACCAGCTACCAAGTTACATGCAAAGCCTTGATCCAGGAAGACTACAAACAGCACTACATGAACTAAG GGTGTACTCAGATCCAACAACACAAGACATTGAGACGCTCGAGACTTGTATGCTAGTTGATGAGTTTCAACAAGATTTAAAGAGCATGGAACATTACAAGATGGCCCTTGAACGTGTACTGAACAAATGCCCTCAACTTAACCTGTACAGCAAGAAATTTGTTGTACCATTGCCTGCTGACTGGCCAGGGTGGTACTATTCCAAAAAGCTGATAGCAAGTGGATGGAATCCCAACATTAGCATAATTCCAGAACAAGGGCCATTTCATGTGTGTCTGAATgcttatgaagatattcttttgaattttaaatttttttttgacaaactgTTTTCGTATGTTTTTGGAGGTACTTTGGCATCGAAACCCAAACCATACCAGACATCCCTGTGTGTTACTGCTGCCTTACTTGGTTGGCAACTGATACGACAAAAGTTACTGGAAAAGTTTGGAAAGTGCAAGCAACATGAATTTGTCACCATTCTACACTTGCTTGAACATGTTTTGCCCCTTGTGTTCTACCAGTATAACATTTTCAGAAGTGGTGACTTAAAGTTGTATGAGAAAGTTATGGCACAAATAGCTATAATTTTCATATGCTGGAAAAGGAGACATTATGACAAATCAACCTTGTCATTTTTGAGTGATTGTGCATACCAGTGTAAACATCTTCCAGAATACTGGTCAAAGAAGGCAAGTGTTCTCAAACTGATCACAGAAAAGAAGGTTGAAGTTTGGCACTCTGTACTGCGAAGAAACACTGAGAAGTTTGACGATGCAAAAAGCATTGAAGACACAGCAAAGTCTATCGCATCATCAggttttttaaatgattttataCAGTCCTTTGTTCCTCAATACCACCGCGGTCATGCTGAACCAAACTTATGGCTTATCGCAGGGAAGACAGCAGAATTCTTACTTGAACTGTTTAGGAGTGTCTCAAGAAACTGTCAGAAATCACACCAGGTAACACTCCTAGGGAAAAAACATatcacaaataattatttataa
- the LOC140951893 gene encoding zinc finger MYM-type protein 1-like: MASRKNNQETSKQSTLLRWVRPDREPWKTENRGEQAVLEETSQESDEQAAGTSNTSNSNINTTPQGPELPPTAAQGNKLAVDVVKTLKTDRSDESFDLFWARIKQRKDKEIESIEDPVPPRKRKVPSRFELGQQQTHYFPQTAKDHYKQIYFEAIDFATTAITARFDQKDFKVYMNLQELLLKATAKQPYDAELAEVLKVYSEDLNPYQLEGQLVLLPQVAASNAFDTSRFNVDDLISFFQSIDEPHKLLLSEICMLGKLLLVMPATNAASERSFSALKRVKTYLRATTGDARLNHLMTLHVHRDRTDSIDLVAAANQFVGEQENRKQLFGSFTTNDLSRKVSLVSCSTQTSL; encoded by the coding sequence ATGGCTTCAAGAAAGAATAATCAAGAGACTAGTAAGCAAAGCACACTCCTTAGATGGGTGAGACCTGATCGTGAGCCATGGAAGACTGAAAACCGTGGAGAACAAGCTGTTTTAGAAGAAACATCTCAGGAATCTGACGAGCAAGCAGCAGGAACTTCCAATACTTCGAACTCAAACATAAATACCACACCACAAGGACCTGAATTGCCGCCCACTGCTGCTCAGGGAAATAAGCTTGCAGTAGATGTGGtcaaaaccttgaaaacagATCGGAGCGACGAGTCTTTTGATCTCTTCTGGGCTCGCATCAAACAGAGAAAGGACAAAGAAATTGAGTCCATCGAAGATCCCGTGCCTCCAAGGAAGAGAAAAGTCCCAAGCAGATTCGAGCTTGGACAACAACAAACGCACTATTTCCCTCAAACGGCCAAGGACCACTATaagcaaatttattttgaagcCATCGATTTTGCAACAACTGCAATCACAGCACGATTTGACCAGAAGGACTTCAAAGTGTACATGAATCTCCAAGAGCTTCTTTTAAAGGCCACAGCTAAACAACCGTACGATGCTGAACTGGCCGAAGTTTTGAAGGTGTATAGTGAAGACCTGAATCCCTATCAACTTGAAGGCCAGCTAGTACTTCTCCCACAAGTGGCTGCCTCGAATGCTTTTGACACTTCAAGATTTAATGTCGATGAcctaatatcattttttcaatcAATTGATGAACCCCATAAATTACTTCTTTCTGAAATTTGCATGCTGGGAAAGTTACTGTTGGTTATGCCAGCAACGAATGCCGCGAGTGAACGTTCATTTTCTGCTTTAAAGCGCGTCAAGACATATTTGCGTGCAACAACTGGAGACGCAAGGCTGAACCATCTCATGACGCTTCATGTCCACAGGGACAGGACTGATTCGATTGACCTGGTAGCTGCAGCAAACCAGTTTGTTGGAGAACAAGAGAACAGAAAGCAGTTGTTTGGGTCTTTTACCACAAATGATTTGTCGCGAAAGGTGTCTTTGGTCTCGTGTTCAACGCAAACATCTCTATAA